The Oscillospiraceae bacterium genome contains the following window.
TCTTTTGCTTTCTACTCGGTAAACCAATTTCAGAATGAATATCTTGACAATGGCGGTGATCGGCACCGCGATCACCATGCCCAGTATGCCTGTGTAATACCCTGCGATCGTAATCGCAAGTAGGACAGTCAAAGGGTGCAGGCCTGTTTTGGAGCCTACAATTCTGGGGTATATAATATTCCCGTCGATTTGTTGTATGACGATCATGACGATGACTGCAAGGATGCCTTGTGTCAGCCCATCTGTAAAAACAGCGACCAGAAACGCCGGAATCATACCGAGAATAGGGCCGAAATACGGGATGATGTTTGATACGCCCGCAAAAATCCCTATGAATACCGCAAATTGAACGCCCAGAATAGAGAGTGCGATCGAAGTTAAGATGGCGACGATCAGGCCGTCTAAAAGCGCGCCGCGGATGAATTGCGACAACACCATATTGACCTCGAACAACGTTTCGCGCACGATGGCGTTTGTTTTTTGCGGAAGCAATAAGTGAAATGTTTTTCTGCATAAACGTAAAAAGAAAGATTTGTCTTTTAAAAGGTATATGCTGATGACAAGTCCGATGACCATATTGATGATGCCACCGCCGATGCCCACGACCACACTTGCAATGGAGGAGGGCGTGAAGCTGTTTGAGAACCAGTTTAAAACAACGTTCGTTGCTTCGTTGATCGTATCACTGACGATGTCTTGCGGAAGCGATGCGGCCCATTCTTGAATCGCGGCTTCATAAGCGATAAAATGGTTCATGAGATCGGAAACGGCGTATCGTATGCCGACAAACACGAATTGATCAAGGATCAGAACCGCAAAACCGTATATAATGAAACAAATGGTCGCGATCAGCAAAACAAATGTGACGATGACACTAATGAAAAATCGTGTTTTCTTTCGGCGCTCATATTGAATCGGATCTTCCGGCATTTTGAAAAAAGCGCGCGACATGATCGAGAGATCGATGAATTCTACGGCAGGGCTTAAAAAATAGGCGATGACGATGCCGATAAAAAGCGGGGTCAGCGCGGAACCGGCGCTCGACAAAGCGGCAACAGCGACTCCGATGATAGCCCCGAAATTTCGAATGACCATATAAAGGAGATAGAGCAGTGCGATTGTTACCGTGCAGAATAAGCTCCATTTCATAAGCGTTTTATCATTCAGCAAGTTTTTCAGTTTGATCATAAACAGGACTCCAAGAAGTTGATATGATATTAGTATGACATGAATGATGCGTCGCCAAACGAAAAAACTCAAAAAAAATCAAAAAAGGCAAAA
Protein-coding sequences here:
- a CDS encoding AI-2E family transporter — encoded protein: MIKLKNLLNDKTLMKWSLFCTVTIALLYLLYMVIRNFGAIIGVAVAALSSAGSALTPLFIGIVIAYFLSPAVEFIDLSIMSRAFFKMPEDPIQYERRKKTRFFISVIVTFVLLIATICFIIYGFAVLILDQFVFVGIRYAVSDLMNHFIAYEAAIQEWAASLPQDIVSDTINEATNVVLNWFSNSFTPSSIASVVVGIGGGIINMVIGLVISIYLLKDKSFFLRLCRKTFHLLLPQKTNAIVRETLFEVNMVLSQFIRGALLDGLIVAILTSIALSILGVQFAVFIGIFAGVSNIIPYFGPILGMIPAFLVAVFTDGLTQGILAVIVMIVIQQIDGNIIYPRIVGSKTGLHPLTVLLAITIAGYYTGILGMVIAVPITAIVKIFILKLVYRVESKRH